In Pochonia chlamydosporia 170 chromosome 3, whole genome shotgun sequence, the following are encoded in one genomic region:
- a CDS encoding ADP-ribosylation factor family protein (similar to Metarhizium acridum CQMa 102 XP_007808876.1), producing MYHLAKGLYLYATSKEEYSVILLGLDNAGKTTFHEQVKSMYLPNGPEPKLKTVPTVGQNVSTITLPDMYLKLWDVGGQLSLRNLWQSYYASCHAIVFIIDSTDIGDGSLEDDDNGRLEECRLVLEDVLQHSETEGVPLLILANKQDREDCVETIRIKEGLVKKVMEGDKASSIRDSRVLSLSALTGDGVREAVDWVRTRVQWNKESRPPVMR from the exons ATGTACCACCTCGCCAAAGGCCTGTATCTGTATGCGACAAGCAAAGAAG AATACTCGGTCATTCTGCTAGGTCTCGACAATGCCGGCAAAACCACATTCCACGAGCAGGTCAAATCCATGTACCTCCCCAACGGGCCCGAACCAAAACTCAAAACCGTGCCCACTGTCGGCCAAAATGTCTCTACAATAACCCTACCGGATATGTATCTAAAATTATGGGATGTCGGCGGCCAGCTGTCCCTTCGCAACCTCTGGCAAAGCTACTACGCGAGCTGTCACGCGATAgtcttcatcatcgacagCACAGACATCGGCGACGGCTCGCTCGAGGACGATGACAACGGCCGGCTGGAAGAATGTAGACTCGTGCTGGAAGATGTTTTGCAGCATTCAGAGACAGAGGGCGTGCCGCTGCTGATTCTTGCGAATAAGCAGGATAGAGAGGATTGCGTGGAGACGATCCGTATCAAGGAAGggttggtgaagaaggtTATGGAGGGTGATAAGGCTAGCAGTATTCGTGATTCAAGGGTATTGTCGTTGAGCGCGTTGACGGGAGACGGCGTGAGAGAGGCAGTGGACTGGGTGAGGACAAGGGTGCAGTGGAATAAGGAGTCGAGACCACCGGTCATGAGGTGA
- a CDS encoding 3' exoribonuclease (similar to Cordyceps militaris CM01 XP_006672748.1) codes for MPRDAEPSLSEKTFLTKALEEGLRLDNRKFEQFRSLELTFGDEFGVADVKCGKTRIVAKVSAEVTVPFTDRPFDGIFTISSELSPMVAPSFEVNRPTEQEVLLSRILEKTIRRSGALDTESLCLIAGQKCWSVRADVHVLSHDGNLLDVACFAVVAALRHFRKPETTMDGETLTIYTPAEREPVALSWLHSPFCVTFSFFGEEGDTVLMDTTWLEEQLRVSNCTFSLNKHGEICQVSKLGGADVDAPIFVRCAQLALERVKIFTDLVDRRLVEDGKSRDKGGLMVELKADNDR; via the exons ATGCCCCGAGATGCAGAGCCTTCCCTCAGCGAGAAGACCTTTCTCACCAAAGCACTAGAGGAAGGCTTGCGCCTGGACAATCGCAAGTTTGAGCAGTTCCGGTCCTTGGAGCTCACCTTTGGGGATGAATTTGGCGTAGCAGATGTCAAGTGCGGAAAGACGAG AATTGTCGCCAAAGTCTCTGCAGAAGTAACCGTACCCTTCACAGACCGTCCCTTTGACGGCATTTTCACAATCTCCTCAGAACTCAGCCCCATGGTCGCTCCCTCATTCGAAGTAAACCGTCCCACAGAACAAGAAGTTCTCCTCTCAAGAATTCTCGAAAAGACCATCCGCCGGTCAGGCGCTCTTGACACCGAGTCCCTCTGTCTCATCGCCGGACAAAAGTGCTGGTCCGTCCGCGCTGATGTTCATGTCCTGTCCCACGACGGAAACCTCCTCGACGTGGCGTGTTTCGCCGTTGTCGCCGCACTTCGTCACTTTCGAAAACCAGAGACCACCATGGATGGCGAGACGCTGACCATTTACACACCGGCGGAGCGGGAACCCGTGGCGTTGAGTTGGCTACATTCGCCGTTTTGCGTAACGTTTAGCTTCTTCGGGGAAGAAGGGGAcacggtgttgatggacaCAACGTGGCTGGAGGAGCAGTTGAGGGTGAGCAATTGTACGTTTAGTTTGAACAAGCACGGGGAGATATGCCAGGTGTCAAAGCTGGGAGGGGCGGATGTTGATGCGCCGATTTTTGTGAGGTGCGCGCAGTTGGCGCTGGAGAGGGTCAAGATATTTACGGACTTGGTGGATAGGCggttggtggaggatggtAAGAGTAGAGATAAGGGCGGGTTGAtggtggagttgaaggcTGATAATGACAGATGA
- a CDS encoding chitinase (similar to Metarhizium acridum CQMa 102 XP_007808873.1) produces the protein MRSSNLALVAAATAVSAAPRYVMYFDQWHTATLPPKDVTAGVNYVITAFAPSTTFTSGSWYQPFMPLSQVRALFDQGTKVCMAIGGWGDTSGFSAGAATEDTRKTYAKNVATTLTNLGYDCVDVDWEYPGGNGQDYKQIPNDKKVSEIETYPLLLQEIKAAIGDKELSIAVPGKEGDMIAFTAEQVPKIDKAVDFVNVMTYDIMNRRDNVTNHHTSVVDSAHTIDVYIQRGMTPSKMNLGFAFYAKYFTTKDGAQCTGPTGCPTAVLEAADGSDTGLSGAVTFEVENYNNANFLKALQNGKEDSDKGGQWYWDSATKQYWTWDTPNLIARKFKEIAAAKKLGGVFAWSLAQDSHDWSHFKAMQAGVKTL, from the exons ATGCGTTCTTCCAACTTGGCACTCgtggctgctgccactgctgTCTCAGCTGCTCCAAGATATGTCATGTATTTTGACCA ATGGCACACGGCAACTCTGCCCCCCAAGGATGTTACCGCAGGAGTAAACTATGTCATTACCGCCTTTGCCCCTTCAACCACATTCACCTCCGGCAGCTGGTATCAGCCCTTCATGCCTCTCAGCCAGGTTCGAGCCTTGTTCGATCAAGGCACCAAGGTCTGCATGGCCATCGGTGGCTGGGGCGATACCTCTGGCTTCAGTGCTGGCGCCGCAACCGAGGACACCCGTAAAACATACGCCAAGAACGTTGCTACTACCTTGACCAACTTGGGATACGACTGTGTTG ATGTTGACTGGGAATATCCCGGCGGCAATGGCCAAGACTACAAGCAAATCCCCAATGACAAGAAGGTTTCCGAAATCGAGACCTACCCGCTCTTGCTTCAAGAGATCAAGGCCGCTATTGGCGACAAGGAGCTGTCTATTGCTGTTCCCGGTAAGGAGGGCGACATGATTGCCTTCACCGCCGAGCAGGTCCCTAAGATTGACAAGGCCGTCGATTTCGTCAAT GTCATGACCTACGACATCATGAACCGCCGAGACAACgtcacaaaccaccacacTTCGGTCGTTGATTCCGCCCACACCATCGACGTCTACATCCAACGCGGCATGACCCCCAGCAAGATGAACCTCGGATTCGCCTTCTACGCCAAAtacttcaccaccaaggacGGTGCCCAATGCACCGGGCCCACTGGCTGCCCTACCGCCGTCCTCGAAGCCGCCGACGGCTCGGACACTGGCCTCTCCGGCGCGGTCACCTTTGAAGTTGAAAACTACAACAACGCCAACTTCCTCAAGGCGCTGCAGAACGGCAAGGAAGACTCCGACAAGGGAGGACAGTGGTACTGGGACTCAGCTACGAAGCAGTACTGGACTTGGGATACTCCCAATCTCATTGCGCGAAAGTTCAAGGAGATTGCGGCGGCTAAGAAGTTGGGCGGTGTGTTTGCCTGGAGTTTGGCTCAGGATAGCCATGACTGGAGCCATTTCAAGGCTATGCAGGCTGGTGTTAAGACGCTGTAA
- a CDS encoding C6 zinc finger domain-containing protein (similar to Beauveria bassiana ARSEF 2860 XP_008600603.1) — protein MNRPLFLPQTPVGVQSNAREKQIFDLLRNLTITQVAGAFDQGFWTRDVMQATQSSPLIWHASLAFSAMHHKMKLGALPGDRKMTMAEDYYTIALRQYNKAIQHLIPLTSKKHMTYADKETVLLASVLFVGICCLQRNIKHAKLHIENAVELFYQWEFWQYEDSPGAVVRPRSLLQLVTTFQYQLSDMGGAKSAAVQRQIAMTQVTISPKPFTTVTEAYFEYLHLHFGRAMLHPDNDKGLYPMREKSMAYTACWNRWRDKFLALEKSQEGSKEGSPELDMEALHRLRLLVDCEDLCVSVRRNRTPETLIKSIPKMALFVDAAEEILERESMAGDIYQGSSPVFSFSLSICEVLRMIGLTTNSIHLRRRIVTILKELPRQDGFLDGQLSRFLIEAKMAFDKEHANTEVPEDFAQCNCVRGLFVCQTHKLADLILDFSEEEAVNMRILNTIHMAKGLPGKTYRFEWEPWIRPVRDNSESSG, from the coding sequence ATGAATCGACCATTGTTTCTTCCACAGACACCCGTGGGCGTGCAGTCTAACGCTCGCGAGAAGCAGATATTCGACTTGCTACGTAACCTCACAATTACTCAAGTGGCAGGGGCGTTTGATCAAGGCTTCTGGACTCGCGATGTCATGCAAGCCACGCAGTCTTCCCCTCTGATATGGCACGCCAGCCTTGCTTTCTCGGCTATGCATCATaagatgaagcttggcgCTCTGCCAGGAGATCGAAAGATGACCATGGCTGAAGACTACTATACGATTGCCCTGAGACAGTACAACAAGGCCATCCAACACCTGATTCCGCTAACTAGCAAGAAGCACATGACTTATGCCGACAAGGAAACCGTGCTGCTGGCCAGCGTCCTCTTTGTTGGCATATGCTGTCTCCAGCGAAATATAAAGCACGCCAAACTACACATAGAAAACGCAGTGGAACTCTTCTACCAGTGGGAATTCTGGCAATATGAAGATTCACCAGGCGCCGTGGTGCGTCCTAGGTCTCTCCTGCAACTGGTCACCACATTTCAGTATCAGCTTTCCGATATGGGCGGTGCCAAATCAGCAGCGGTGCAACGGCAGATTGCCATGACTCAAGTTACTATTTCTCCAAAGCCGTTTACGACAGTAACAGAGGCGTACTTTGAGtatcttcatcttcatttcgGCCGTGCCATGCTTCACCCAGACAACGACAAGGGGCTGTATCCAATGCGAGAGAAGTCTATGGCTTATACAGCTTGCTGGAATCGATGGAGAGATAAGTTCCTCGCGCTCGAGAAGTCGCAGGAGGGCTCCAAGGAGGGCTCTCCAGAGCTCGATATGGAAGCCCTACACAGACTGCGACTGCTAGTTGACTGCGAGGACCTTTGTGTCAGTGTACGCCGCAATAGAACACCAGAAACTCTGATCAAAAGTATTCCAAAGATGGCTCTTTTCGTGGATGCAGCGGAAGAGATCCTCGAGCGAGAATCCATGGCTGGCGACATCTACCAAGGATCCTCACCtgtcttttccttctctctGTCTATCTGCGAAGTACTCCGGATGATTGGACTTACAACAAACAGCATCCACCTCCGCAGGAGGATTGTTACCATCTTGAAAGAGTTACCGCGACAAGATGGGTTCCTGGACGGACAATTATCTCGATTCCTTATCGAAGCAAAAATGGCATTCGACAAAGAACATGCTAATACAGAGGTTCCCGAAGATTTTGCACAGTGTAACTGCGTTCGAGGACTGTTTGTATGCCAAACCCATAAACTCGCCGATCTCATTCTTGATTTCTcggaggaagaagccgtAAACATGCGGATACTCAATACTATTCACATGGCAAAAGGATTGCCGGGCAAAACGTATAGGTTTGAATGGGAGCCATGGATCCGGCCGGTTCGTGATAATAGCGAATCATCGGGTTGA
- a CDS encoding short chain dehydrogenase/reductase (similar to Metarhizium robertsii ARSEF 23 XP_011411229.1): MTTAHRPTFDPARGKEALRGPAYHQRLQPAHTQLKFRQAGQGGDADDEPERDLAAELLAAEAAHFSKKKGSIPVDDDDDDHSVAEKRQLPSSNGEDEDPEAKRRRILEETRDIDADDSSEEEEEDSDDDSDDEDAELQRELERVRREREEKKKREEAEKAKEEEEERERNIALGNPLLNKQDYAMKRRWDDDVVFKNQARGTEDKNKKKEFVNDMLRSDFHRRFMSKYVR; this comes from the exons ATGACCACCGCACACAGACCTACCTTCGATCCG GCTCGCGGCAAAGAAGCCCTCCGGGGCCCAGCCTAccaccaacgcctccaacCCGCGCACACACAACTCAAGTTCCGCCAAGCCGGGCAAGGCGGCGACGCAGACGACGAACCCGAGCGCGACCTCGCAGCTGAGCTTCTCGCCGCCGAAGCAGCCCActtctccaagaagaagggctcTATCCCCgtcgacgatgacgatgacgaccaCAGCGTAGCTGAAAAGCGACAActgccttcttccaatggcgaggatgaagacCCCGAGGCCAAAAGGCGGAGGATACTGGAAGAGACGAGAGATATAGACGCCGACGATagcagcgaggaggaggaggaagatagcgacgacgacagtgatgatgaggatgcagAACTGCAACGGGAATTGGAGCGCGTGcggagggagagggaggagaagaagaagcgagAG GAGgcggaaaaagcaaaagaagaagaggaagagcgGGAGCGCAATATCGCACTGGGCAATCCACTCCTCAATAAGCAGGATTACGCGATGAAGAGACGCTGGGACGACGACGTGGTGTTCAAGAATCAGGCGCGTGGGACGGAGGacaagaataagaagaaggagTTTGTAAAT GATATGTTGCGGTCCGATTTCCACAGACGCTTCATGAGTAAATACGTTCGATAG
- a CDS encoding major facilitator superfamily transporter (similar to Metarhizium robertsii ARSEF 23 XP_007819648.2): MQETTPLLPEDGDSQQRGPRAASFFQARRPRTIYFLLSLMVFGLSFSGSLGEVPITRLTEDNLCRRYYLTRLDGKALADDIDESLCKIDEIQSQLAYLNGWLPMIEAVIGLFVAFPYGAYADKKGRKPVLWLSLIGIVISGLWIAAVLALGQRISIYVILISPAFAIVGGGSTVLVSAIYSVVADVVSEADRVSAFLTVSLGSLVGSLFGPLTASSLMKTSSPWTPIALSLLILMLAIGVMVFIPETLPARKHEEDWDMSRDDSLYGAINSYVWEFKDQINEAISMVKQPSLSLILFAFLCPVPVGIATSSLFIQYVSKRFDWSMAAAGYLLSVRSMVNIFVVLLVIPGLSKLLVSGVFVKGFSAGEKDRLLAQISAFALAAGFLLLAGTNMPIVITGLIVKTLGAGLPSLCRSLAAYHTNVQNTSKLQTVIGITETVGLLVAAPALAWMFSIGMKFGGVWMGLPYVVMSGYLFVTAAALLFVKLPTYSFIGDEAYHMQDVAADTASVRSFSSHGTMPSRVTVGPERARS; the protein is encoded by the exons ATGCAAGAGACTACACCACTTTTGCCCGAGGACGGCGACAGCCAGCAGCGAGGCCCGCGAGCCGCTTCTTTCTTTCAGGCGCGGCGGCCGAGAACTATTTATTTCctgttgtcgttgatggtgtttggattGTCGTTTTCAGGGTCGCTGGGTGAAGTACCCATTACGAGACTGACTGAGGATAACCTCTGCCGGAGGTAttacttgaccagactggatgggAAGGCACTTGCGGATGATATCGATGAGAGTTTGTGCAAGATTGATGAGATTCAGTCGCAATTGGCGTATTTAAATGGGTGGTTGCCCATGATTGAGGCTGTTATTG GTCTATTCGTGGCGTTTCCATACGGTGCATACGCAGACAA AAAAGGCCGCAAACCGGTCCTATGGCTCTCGCTCATTGGCATCGTCATCTCCGGCCTATGGATAGCTGCAGTCCTAGCCCTCGGCCAACGCATCTCCATCTACGTCATTCTCATCTCACCGGCCTTTGCTATCGTCGGCGGCGGTAGCACAGTCTTAGTATCAGCCATTTATTCTGTTGTGGCGGACGTGGTCAGCGAAGCAGACAG AGTATCAGCTTTCTTAACCGTCTCACTGGGCAGTCTCGTCGGCAGCCTTTTCGGCCCTCTTACCGCCTCGTCCCTCATGAAGACATCATCGCCTTGGACCCCCATCGCGCTAAGTCTGCTCATTCTCATGCTCGCCATCGGAGTCATGGTCTTTATCCCCGAGACATTGCCCGCACGAAAACACGAAGAAGACTGGGATATGTCGCGAGATGACTCCCTCTACGGGGCCATCAACTCGTATGTTTGGGAGTTCAAAGACCAGATCAACGAGGCTATCAGCATGGTGAAGCAGCCATCGCTAAGTCTCATTCTCTTCGCATTTCTGTGTCCCGTCCCGGTAGGCATTGCCACAAGCTCCCTCTTCATCCAATACGTCAGCAAGCGATTCGACTGGTCCATGGCCGCGGCGGGCTATCTTCTGTCTGTTCGAAGCATGGTGAACATATTCGTGGTTCTCCTCGTCATCCCCGGCCTATCCAAGCTCCTCGTATCAGGGGTCTTCGTCAAGGGCTTCTCGGCCGGTGAAAAAGACCGTCTTCTCGCCCAGATTTCTGCGTTTGCCCTCGCCGCAGGATTCTTGCTCCTCGCGGGGACAAACATGCCAATTGTTATCACTGGACTCATCGTGAAGACTTTGGGAGCAGGACTACCCTCGCTGTGTCGATCACTTGCTGCGTATCATACGAATGTGCAGAATACGTCGAAGCTGCAGACTGTGATTGGCATCACGGAGACGGTAGGCTTGCTTGTGGCGGCGCCGGCGCTGGCATGGATGTTTTCTATTGGTATGAAGTTTGGGGGCGTGTGGATGGGCTTGCCGTATGTGGTTATGAGTGGTTACCTGTTTgtgacggcggcggcgttgttGTTTGTGAAGCTGCCGACGTATTCGTTCATCGGGGACGAGGCTTATCATATGCAGGATGTGGCGGCGGATACTGCTTCTGTGAGGAGTTTCTCGTCGCATGGGACTATGCCGTCGAGGGTGACGGTTGGTCCTGAGAGGGCGAGGAGTTAG
- a CDS encoding protein kinase-like protein (similar to Metarhizium robertsii ARSEF 23 XP_007824416.1): MTKMNYEAYLLLIYPGTQWKLTPLLQGSVNDTLRATKTAGQQGPQSLILKHASGTFEDEGLEVEATVLHLWDTHEPLHQFKLTGDTWMLPKCLRHDQGTQAELHLSTSSETASILLQQDLGDLTDIFSCIKSLSEKPKPQDTAHISALGNTLGRSLANLHDPATLRAVLAEPRLERTLTQNLTNEVIWSATMEQLPSYLQDFPNGDALFQRVAEDIRNPKYTYPACLAHGDFHTGNVAVSASNIQERDQQPKVIDWEFATANGRGVNGDAAQFLASLHCGIIASRQKDGSLELANLLRHFCRGFCTGYQQRARLECTMELDDVNSQLYRSALLLHGRDMINYARDFCEGHEAEEEMVRVGVWYLERAGKDMDDFLGGSNMLELEREDEFLIRSLFSIAYGG; the protein is encoded by the exons ATGACCAAAATGAATTACGAAGCATACCTTCTGTTGATTTACCCAGGAACACAATGGAAACTCACACCGCTCCTACAAGGGTCCGTCAATGATACACTGCGTGCTACCAAGACAGCTGGCCAGCAGGGCCCTCAGTCTCTCATCCTGAAGCATGCATCTGGCACTTTTGAAGACGAGGGTCTT GAGGTTGAAGCAACCGTGCTTCATCTCTGGGATACGCATGAGCCATTACACCAGTTTAAGTTGACTGGCGATACGTGGATGCTGCCGAAATGTCTACGACATGACCAAGGAACGCAAGCCGAGCTACATCTCTCAACGAGCAGTGAAACCGCCTCCATACTTCTACAGCAAGATCTAGGTGACCTCACCGATATTTTCAGCTGCATCAAGTCTTTGTCTGAGAAGCCAAAGCCCCAAGATACAGCTCACATATCAGCTCTGGGCAATACTCTGGGACGATCTCTCGCAAACTTACATGATCCAGCGACACTTCGCGCCGTCCTTGCCGAGCCCAGACTTGAAAGAACCCTGACTCAAAATCTCACAAATGAAGTAATCTGGTCAGCAACAATGGAACAATTACCAAGCTACTTACAAGATTTTCCCAACGGCGATGCCCTCTTCCAACGAGTAGCAGAAGATATCCGCAACCCCAAATACACATACCCAGCCTGTCTTGCCCACGGTGACTTTCACACCGGAAACGTTGCCGTCTCTGCATCCAACATACAAGAGCGAGATCAGCAACCCAAAGTCATTGACTGGGAGTTTGCAACAGCGAATGGCCGAGGGGTCAACGGTGATGCCGCTCAGTTCCTCGCCAGTTTGCACTGCGGAATCATTGCCTCCAGACAAAAAGATGGGAGTCTGGAGCTGGCCAACTTGCTAAGACATTTCTGCAGGGGGTTCTGCACGGGCTATCAACAGAGGGCACGTCTTGAGTGTACCATGGAGTTAGATGATGTGAACTCCCAGTTGTATCGTTCGGCTTTGTTATTGCATGGTAGAGATATGATTAATTATGCGCGTGACTTTTGCGAGGGGCAtgaggcagaggaggagatggttCGAGTTGGGGTATGGTATCTTGAGCGGGCTGGGAAGGATATGGATGACTTCTTGGGGGGGTCTAATATGTTGGAGTTGGAACGTGAGGATGAGTTCCTTATTAGGTCGCTTTTCTCCATTGCATATGGAGGATAA
- a CDS encoding short-chain dehydrogenase (similar to Metarhizium robertsii ARSEF 23 XP_007819650.1), whose product MGQSLSSIRPPKPRLTEENLPDQTGKVFLITGASGGVGKELASMVYKHNAKVYIAARSEDKSTAAIASIKQQYPKSKGQLIFLHLDLGDLTTIPKSAEQFLRQESRLDVLWLNAGVMVPPAGSKTTQGYELQLGTNNIGHFLFTKLLHPILKSTAASAPRNSVRVIWVSSSAIDVAPSGVIDFTNMDYKRDERAWTKYGRSKAGNVLHAVEFARRTESEGIVSVSLNPGNLATDLQRSMPGWQAYVWAKLLAYPAKFGAYTELFAGLHPDVKLETSGMFIAPWGRIVKARKDLFDPALGRRYWEWTEEQVKPYV is encoded by the exons ATGGGTCAGTCATTAAGCAGTATTCGGCCTCCGAAGCCTAGACTCACCGAGGAGAACCTCCCCGACCAAACCGGCAAA GTCTTCCTCATCACAGGAGCATCAGGCGGTGTCGGCAAAGAGCTCGCCTCCATGGTCTACAAACACAATGCGAAAGTCTACATCGCCGCTCGGTCCGAAGACAAATCCACCGCAGCCATAGCCTCCATCAAGCAGCAATACCCCAAATCCAAAGGCCAACTCATCTTCCTACACCTCGACCTCGGGGACCTCACTACCATTCCCAAATCTGCAGAGCAGTTTCTCCGTCAAGAATCCCGCCTCGACGTACTATGGCTCAATGCCGGTGTGATGGTTCCCCCAGCTGGGTCGAAGACAACACAAGGCTATGAGCTCCAGCttggcaccaacaacatcgGTCACTTCCTATTCACGAAGCTTCTACATCCTATTTTAAAAAGTACTGCTGCTAGTGCCCCTAGGAATTCTGTGCGTGTAATCTGGGTTTCGTCTAGTGCTATTGATGTTGCGCCCTCGGGTGTGATTGACTTTACGAATATGGATTATAAGCGCGATGAGAGGGCATGGACCAAGTACGGCAGGAGTAAGGCTGGGAATGTGTTGCATGCAGTTGAGTTTGCGAGGAGGACCGAGAGCGAGGGCATTGTTAGTGTG AGCTTAAACCCGGGTAATTTGGCGACGGATCTGCAGAGGTCTatgcctggctggcaagcttATGTTTGGGCG AAACTTCTTGCGTATCctgccaagtttggtgccTACACGGAGCTGTTCGCCGGTTTGCACCCGGATGTCAAATTGGAAACATCGGGAATGTTTA TTGCGCCGTGGGGGAGGATTGTCAAGGCTCGAAAGGACCTTTTTGATCCTGCGTTGGGGAGGCGGTATTGGGAGTGGACGGAGGAGCAGGTTAAGCCGTATGTTTAG